One Gemmatimonadota bacterium DNA window includes the following coding sequences:
- a CDS encoding ATP-binding protein yields the protein MTLSAAGPRRHLLLIGVARYAEGWGDIAAGVEAEVARARTLFQDEFRYEAATLERVADTTLAGVRNGIAAWLERLPPGPDDLVAVYYTGHGVVDRSVFRLVTSEVPAARPATAMAAADLIPLVWTGDRHVLLILDTCHAGAGTAEAMALLGRLREADGGAARGYGLHVIAAARSIELARTRAFMDALDEVVRKGRAGGSEDEYLRPDAVLEQVNALLGTATDGGRQHAELTGRAEGLFRFFPNAWWDPRLRVGASPELAQAVLARLQRATLASHWGPRARGVAAASEGSWLFTGRSRAMRRLLAWLEGPEGGVGLIVTGPPGAGKSALLARVVTLADPVVREEARRAGALEGVPAQELPRLGLVTVAVHARRKAAADVALELAVALGADLASGETDPEVMARAAAAGHAAPVTVVVDALDEAQQPEQLATFLRSLLERAPRLRLVVGLRAEGGASRLVRSLGRKFELLDVSSAEYLKAADITAYVERSLRAPEGSPYRAAAQGEYARKVARAVGRRAGGSFLVASITARVLAGRPDVLPTADLGRLPAEVGEAFAFDLQRFSPAEQLEAAAVFGALACAQGRGLPRELWPAFAAAIGGVAFDEHDIARWLERAGYYVTRDVGQGVAVFRLYHEEFGRFLRPRAQALLVEREGAGASLEARLAAVLDDAVPREAAGTPDWAAAPPYVRAYLARHYRLAGRRDDLLALVQAPAWIAARTTGGDPAPLLRDLDVAIHAAREATPPDAVAIARLALAYGRWMTTAPPLVVDVLAAAGQRERAALIADNIAYPLDRCQAFCFLAERNALPDPERAREQFRAALGAAQAMHDSYRVVTGAWLVRVARALGDDLTARRLARQALRWTQVMASEVRGTSLDMSDWDLADRELFSRSAVRAALAGAPAAPGGMRWRMMELDHAIFWAAMALRQAEDEAGLAEVRALMAGGGLPIGNLRLQAAAVAGDATFLDQVLPWNDPEGARASAGTHQGNLALALATAGRCEEAARLPEMAPGAHQEVRSNYHDSAKRLAWALTLCGRLDEALAFVEGMPHPEERFRALHRITEVLRDRQDAAGLDRVATLAERLLAEEEAVRARLDTPARSPAAAPRRGKAARKRAPVAGSDGEPRWQDFTVADVWRLRTWAAWILQAAGRTARALALAEAVCAEEVQPSDATTLVRPTRVTERSKTHVAVPADTHPDRTLFHEVTLLLGQGQFPEAQRRARKIQVPRYRVRAHARVAASLKNVDRAAARSLWFAALLEARRVGEAHVFKVLKRGYGLLSSSDRVEIEAIVNASKRGNDDES from the coding sequence GTGACGCTGTCCGCCGCGGGGCCGCGCCGCCACCTCCTGCTCATCGGGGTGGCGCGCTACGCGGAGGGCTGGGGGGACATCGCCGCGGGGGTGGAGGCGGAGGTCGCGCGGGCGCGCACGCTCTTCCAGGACGAGTTCCGCTACGAAGCGGCCACGCTGGAGCGGGTGGCCGACACCACCCTGGCGGGCGTGCGCAACGGCATCGCGGCGTGGCTCGAGCGGCTGCCGCCCGGCCCCGACGACCTGGTGGCGGTCTACTACACCGGGCACGGCGTGGTGGACCGCTCCGTGTTCCGGCTGGTCACGAGCGAGGTGCCCGCCGCGCGGCCGGCCACGGCGATGGCCGCGGCCGACCTGATCCCGCTGGTGTGGACCGGCGACCGCCACGTCCTGCTCATCCTCGATACCTGCCACGCCGGCGCCGGCACGGCCGAGGCGATGGCGCTGCTGGGCCGCCTGCGTGAAGCCGACGGGGGGGCCGCGCGCGGCTACGGGCTGCACGTGATCGCCGCGGCGCGCAGCATCGAGCTGGCCCGGACCCGCGCCTTCATGGACGCGCTCGACGAGGTGGTGCGGAAGGGCCGCGCCGGCGGGAGCGAGGACGAGTACCTGCGCCCCGACGCGGTGCTGGAGCAGGTGAACGCGCTGCTCGGCACCGCCACCGACGGGGGGCGTCAGCACGCCGAGCTCACCGGCCGCGCCGAGGGACTGTTCCGGTTCTTCCCCAACGCGTGGTGGGACCCGCGCCTGCGGGTCGGCGCCTCCCCCGAGCTGGCGCAGGCGGTGCTCGCGCGGCTGCAGCGGGCCACCCTGGCCAGCCACTGGGGGCCGCGGGCCCGCGGCGTGGCGGCGGCGAGCGAGGGAAGCTGGCTCTTCACCGGGCGGTCCCGCGCCATGCGCCGGCTGCTGGCCTGGCTCGAGGGGCCGGAGGGCGGGGTGGGGCTCATCGTCACCGGGCCGCCCGGCGCGGGGAAGTCGGCGCTGCTGGCCCGGGTGGTGACGCTCGCCGACCCCGTGGTCCGCGAGGAGGCCCGCCGGGCCGGGGCGCTCGAGGGCGTGCCGGCGCAGGAGCTGCCGCGGCTCGGGCTGGTGACGGTCGCGGTGCACGCCCGCCGCAAGGCCGCCGCCGACGTGGCGCTGGAGCTGGCGGTGGCCCTCGGCGCGGACCTGGCCTCGGGCGAGACCGATCCGGAGGTCATGGCGCGCGCGGCCGCGGCGGGCCACGCGGCCCCCGTCACCGTGGTGGTGGACGCGCTCGACGAAGCCCAGCAGCCGGAGCAGCTGGCCACGTTCCTCCGCTCGCTATTGGAGCGCGCGCCCCGGCTGCGGCTGGTCGTCGGGCTGCGGGCGGAGGGGGGCGCCAGCCGGCTGGTGCGCAGCCTGGGTCGCAAGTTCGAACTGCTCGACGTGAGCAGCGCCGAGTACCTCAAGGCCGCCGACATCACCGCCTACGTGGAGCGGAGCCTGCGGGCACCGGAGGGCTCGCCGTACCGCGCCGCGGCGCAGGGGGAGTACGCCCGGAAGGTGGCGCGGGCGGTGGGCCGCCGCGCCGGGGGGTCGTTCCTGGTCGCGTCGATCACCGCGCGGGTGCTCGCCGGCCGCCCCGACGTGCTTCCCACCGCCGACCTCGGCCGCCTCCCCGCCGAGGTGGGTGAGGCGTTCGCGTTCGACCTCCAGCGCTTCTCGCCGGCGGAGCAGCTCGAGGCGGCGGCGGTCTTCGGCGCCCTCGCCTGTGCCCAGGGGCGTGGCCTGCCCCGGGAGCTGTGGCCCGCGTTCGCGGCGGCGATCGGCGGCGTCGCGTTCGACGAGCACGACATCGCGCGGTGGCTGGAGCGCGCCGGCTACTACGTGACCCGCGACGTGGGGCAGGGCGTCGCGGTGTTCCGGCTCTATCACGAGGAGTTCGGGCGGTTCCTGCGCCCGCGGGCGCAGGCGCTGCTGGTGGAGCGGGAGGGCGCCGGCGCCAGCCTCGAGGCGCGGCTGGCCGCGGTGCTCGACGATGCCGTGCCGCGCGAGGCGGCCGGCACCCCCGACTGGGCGGCGGCACCGCCGTACGTGCGCGCGTACCTGGCGCGGCACTACCGGCTCGCCGGCCGCCGCGACGACCTGCTGGCGCTGGTGCAGGCGCCGGCGTGGATCGCGGCGCGGACCACCGGCGGCGATCCCGCGCCGCTGCTGCGGGACCTCGACGTGGCGATCCACGCGGCACGCGAGGCCACGCCCCCCGACGCGGTGGCGATCGCGCGCCTGGCGCTGGCCTATGGCCGGTGGATGACCACCGCGCCGCCCCTGGTGGTGGACGTGCTCGCCGCAGCGGGCCAGCGGGAGCGCGCCGCGCTGATCGCCGACAACATCGCGTACCCGCTCGATCGGTGCCAGGCGTTCTGCTTCCTGGCGGAGCGCAACGCCCTCCCTGACCCGGAGCGCGCCCGGGAGCAGTTCCGCGCGGCGCTCGGCGCGGCGCAGGCGATGCACGATTCCTACCGCGTGGTGACCGGCGCCTGGCTGGTGCGGGTGGCCCGGGCGCTGGGCGATGACCTCACGGCCCGCCGCCTGGCCCGCCAGGCGCTGCGCTGGACCCAGGTGATGGCGAGCGAGGTGCGGGGCACTTCACTCGACATGAGCGACTGGGACCTGGCCGACCGGGAGCTGTTCAGCCGGTCCGCCGTGCGGGCGGCGCTCGCGGGCGCCCCCGCGGCGCCCGGCGGCATGCGCTGGCGTATGATGGAGCTGGACCACGCCATCTTCTGGGCGGCGATGGCGCTGCGGCAGGCCGAGGACGAGGCGGGACTGGCCGAGGTGCGCGCCCTCATGGCCGGGGGCGGGCTTCCCATCGGCAACCTGCGGCTGCAGGCCGCCGCCGTGGCGGGCGATGCCACCTTCCTGGACCAGGTGCTGCCATGGAACGACCCCGAGGGGGCCCGCGCCTCCGCCGGCACCCACCAGGGCAACCTGGCGCTGGCGCTCGCCACCGCGGGGCGCTGCGAGGAGGCGGCGCGGCTGCCGGAGATGGCGCCGGGCGCGCACCAGGAGGTCCGGTCCAACTATCACGACAGCGCCAAGCGGCTGGCGTGGGCGCTCACGCTGTGCGGCCGGCTGGACGAGGCGCTCGCGTTCGTGGAAGGGATGCCGCACCCGGAGGAGCGCTTCCGCGCGCTGCACCGGATCACGGAGGTGCTGCGCGACCGGCAGGACGCCGCGGGGCTCGACCGCGTGGCGACCCTCGCCGAGCGGCTCCTGGCGGAGGAGGAGGCGGTCCGGGCACGGCTCGACACGCCCGCGCGGAGTCCCGCCGCCGCGCCGCGCCGGGGGAAGGCGGCCCGGAAGCGGGCGCCGGTGGCCGGCAGCGACGGGGAGCCGCGCTGGCAGGACTTCACCGTCGCGGATGTCTGGCGGCTGCGCACCTGGGCCGCGTGGATCCTGCAGGCGGCGGGTCGCACGGCGCGCGCGCTGGCGCTGGCCGAGGCGGTCTGCGCCGAGGAGGTGCAGCCCTCGGACGCGACGACGCTGGTGCGCCCCACGCGGGTGACTGAGCGGTCCAAGACCCACGTGGCAGTTCCGGCCGATACTCATCCGGACCGGACGCTATTCCACGAGGTTACGCTGCTGCTCGGTCAAGGCCAATTTCCCGAAGCCCAGCGACGTGCTCGCAAGATTCAAGTGCCGCGATATCGTGTCCGCGCTCACGCCCGAGTGGCCGCATCCCTGAAAAACGTCGATCGGGCGGCGGCACGATCGCTTTGGTTTGCTGCCCTTCTTGAGGCAAGGAGGGTTGGAGAAGCACACGTGTTCAAGGTGCTGAAGCGGGGATACGGACTGCTTTCTTCGTCCGATCGTGTTGAGATCGAAGCGATCGTCAATGCGAGCAAACGAGGCAATGATGATGAGTCCTAG
- a CDS encoding alpha/beta hydrolase, with amino-acid sequence MSPSCPRRRLLVLAALWASLLPGRAAAQQPPVAADVTPRHATFTLESRALGERRRYNVYTPPAYATGTAAYPVLYMPDGGMAEDFPHVVNTLDSLIGLGRVSAMLVVGIENTERRRDLTGPTREARDLAIAPRVGGSAAFRGFLREELMPEIRRRYRVTDETALVGESLAGLFVIETLLEDPALFRRYLAIDPSLWWGAEALARGAAARLGGLDLAGRSLYLTAAGVDGNVASVERLVEALRSAAPAGFTWHYDPRPAEHHATIFRGTLPEGLLRVLP; translated from the coding sequence ATGAGTCCTAGCTGTCCCCGCCGCCGACTGCTCGTCCTCGCCGCCCTCTGGGCGAGCCTCCTCCCCGGCCGTGCCGCGGCGCAGCAGCCGCCGGTCGCGGCGGACGTCACGCCGCGCCACGCCACCTTCACGCTCGAGTCGCGGGCGCTCGGCGAGCGGCGGCGCTACAACGTGTATACCCCGCCGGCCTACGCGACGGGGACGGCCGCCTATCCGGTTCTCTACATGCCCGATGGTGGCATGGCCGAAGACTTCCCGCACGTGGTGAACACCCTCGATTCGCTGATCGGGCTCGGGCGGGTGTCGGCGATGCTGGTGGTCGGCATCGAGAACACCGAGCGGCGGCGTGACCTCACCGGCCCCACGCGGGAGGCGCGGGACCTCGCGATCGCCCCGCGGGTGGGGGGCTCGGCCGCGTTCCGCGGCTTCCTCCGCGAGGAGCTGATGCCGGAGATCCGGCGCCGCTACCGCGTGACCGACGAGACGGCGCTGGTCGGCGAGTCTTTGGCGGGGCTGTTCGTGATCGAGACGCTGCTGGAGGACCCGGCGCTGTTCCGCCGGTACCTGGCCATCGACCCGAGCCTGTGGTGGGGCGCCGAGGCGCTGGCGCGCGGCGCGGCGGCGCGGCTCGGCGGGCTCGACCTCGCGGGGCGCTCGCTCTACCTCACCGCGGCGGGCGTCGACGGCAACGTGGCGAGCGTGGAGCGGCTGGTGGAGGCGCTGCGGTCCGCGGCGCCCGCCGGCTTCACGTGGCACTACGATCCGCGCCCCGCGGAACATCACGCGACCATCTTCCGCGGCACCCTGCCGGAGGGCCTCCTCCGGGTGCTCCCCTAG
- a CDS encoding response regulator: MSTVSAGAVPDVRGARARLGCAVLAVLLLGAAPAARAQEPDRPAWFRRIIGQDQGLPETQVNAIAQTPDGYLWLGTRRGLVRYDGLAFTPFQPAAPAALPSQWINGLNLDRHGRLWVSTSRGLAVLEADTLRRIPEGEIPATEVWEVLEDRQGRVWVATEDGAYVGDGTRFHAVPGATGRQYALLEDARGRVWIGGRGQLRVTRGEALDSAIATPLGEASGFDLVDDGAGGLWAATRQGITHVTIDSAGRPRADRQVATAGPGVIPVWALARSADGGLWLGTNGRGVLLWDGQALRTVDPSEGKAARQVLALMTDARGRVWAGTGAGLEKYQHGAFLTYQADRGLPHESIWSIRGDRDGVLWAAAFDGGVYRFDGARFHPAIAPAGPGSGSIATWPAVAGGLLAAPGNRRVVHVGAGGTRDLTHALRLPAADIVGLFDEPGGRLWVVNDSGLYRSDGGGAVRPMNAAVGLEPGDVPRVVSRDAAGRLLIGRPGLTVVDSAGPRRYREADGLTDPDVWALYPQGANLWIGTADSGLYVLRRGRIVHLGGRDPRLKYEVLGIAEDRTGHLWLASSYGLLRVARRDLEALADGGARLPAVRSFDREDGLPTTEFNGDVQSQLYQDAQGRIWLPSYAGVVRLDPARIAADTAPPQVHLERVVLDGVELPLGPAMTLHPHVSRLEITFAATNALVPSRVRVEYRMDGVDTAWIDAGQRRTVSYGPLAGGAYRFRLRAASQDGPWTQVPTHLAFRVRYRLHETPYFMPVAASLALLLLVAVSRARRRALEERGRALEQTVAERTRDLELARETLEARVEQRTAQLAAELAERKRLEGQLVQAQKLEGLGRLAGGVAHEINNSMVGVLGYAELAEQLVSDRAEAVDDLRQIRLAGERVARITRQLLAFARAQQATHATVRLPDVLDRLGESVTLLVGERIRVEMTLPGDLKPVRTDETQLEQVVINLVMNARDAMPEGGRLALRACNMPLAGPRAVGGTTLPPGEYVCLEVRDTGTGMTPEVRARIFEPFFTTKGVERGGGLGLAVCHGIVTNQGGAIEVESAPGAGTRMEVWLPVGAEPADGRAAPAAGPPRGDEVILVVDDDPMVRRVATGSLESLGYQIVAAEDGVMALQLLEHADAPVDLVLADVMMPRMGGLELARALGARRIRVPVLFISGFIGGEAGMEEQLAAHGDILAKPYTLDALARAVRRAIDRARRPPTTVPA; the protein is encoded by the coding sequence ATGTCCACCGTTTCCGCCGGTGCCGTGCCCGACGTCCGCGGCGCGCGGGCGCGGCTGGGCTGCGCCGTGCTCGCGGTGCTGCTGCTCGGCGCCGCGCCTGCGGCCCGGGCGCAGGAGCCGGACCGTCCCGCCTGGTTCCGGCGCATCATCGGCCAGGACCAGGGGCTGCCGGAGACCCAGGTCAACGCCATCGCGCAGACGCCCGACGGCTACCTCTGGCTCGGCACCCGGCGGGGCCTGGTCCGCTACGACGGGCTCGCCTTCACGCCGTTCCAGCCCGCCGCGCCCGCCGCCCTCCCCTCGCAGTGGATCAACGGCCTCAACCTCGACCGCCACGGGCGGCTGTGGGTCTCGACCAGCCGCGGCCTCGCGGTGCTGGAAGCCGACACGCTGCGCCGCATCCCGGAGGGGGAGATTCCCGCCACGGAGGTCTGGGAGGTCCTCGAAGACCGTCAGGGGCGCGTCTGGGTGGCCACGGAGGACGGCGCGTACGTGGGCGACGGTACCCGATTCCATGCGGTGCCGGGGGCCACGGGACGGCAGTACGCGCTGCTCGAGGATGCACGCGGCCGGGTGTGGATCGGGGGCCGCGGCCAGCTGCGCGTGACGCGGGGGGAGGCGCTGGATTCGGCCATCGCCACCCCGCTGGGTGAGGCGAGCGGGTTCGACCTGGTGGATGACGGCGCCGGAGGATTGTGGGCCGCCACGCGGCAGGGCATCACCCATGTGACCATCGACAGCGCCGGCCGGCCCCGGGCCGATCGCCAGGTGGCGACCGCCGGCCCGGGGGTCATTCCCGTGTGGGCGCTGGCCCGGTCGGCCGATGGCGGCCTCTGGCTCGGCACCAACGGCCGGGGCGTGCTGCTGTGGGACGGCCAGGCGCTCCGCACCGTCGATCCCAGCGAGGGGAAGGCGGCGCGCCAGGTGCTCGCCCTGATGACGGACGCGCGCGGCCGGGTGTGGGCCGGCACCGGCGCCGGCCTGGAGAAGTACCAGCACGGCGCCTTCCTCACTTATCAGGCGGACCGCGGCCTGCCGCACGAGTCCATCTGGTCCATCCGGGGCGACCGGGACGGCGTGCTCTGGGCCGCCGCCTTCGACGGCGGGGTGTACCGCTTCGATGGGGCCCGCTTCCACCCGGCGATCGCCCCCGCCGGGCCCGGGAGCGGATCGATTGCCACCTGGCCCGCGGTCGCCGGTGGGCTGCTGGCCGCGCCGGGCAACCGGCGGGTGGTGCACGTCGGCGCCGGTGGCACCCGGGACCTCACCCACGCCCTGCGGCTCCCGGCCGCGGATATCGTGGGCCTCTTCGACGAGCCGGGCGGGCGCCTCTGGGTGGTCAACGACAGCGGGCTCTACCGTTCGGATGGCGGTGGCGCGGTGCGGCCGATGAACGCCGCCGTCGGCCTCGAGCCGGGGGATGTGCCGCGGGTGGTCAGCCGTGACGCCGCCGGCCGGCTGCTCATCGGCCGCCCGGGGCTCACGGTGGTGGACAGCGCCGGCCCGCGCCGCTACCGGGAAGCGGACGGGCTCACCGACCCCGACGTCTGGGCGCTGTATCCGCAGGGGGCCAACCTCTGGATCGGCACGGCAGACTCCGGCCTTTACGTGCTGCGGCGGGGGCGCATCGTCCACCTCGGCGGCCGGGACCCGCGGCTCAAGTACGAGGTGCTCGGCATCGCCGAGGACCGCACCGGGCACCTGTGGCTGGCCTCGAGTTACGGCCTGCTGCGGGTGGCGCGCCGCGACCTCGAGGCCCTCGCCGACGGCGGCGCCCGCCTGCCGGCGGTGCGCAGCTTCGACCGCGAGGACGGGCTGCCCACCACCGAGTTCAACGGCGACGTGCAGAGCCAGCTGTACCAGGATGCGCAGGGGCGGATCTGGCTGCCGAGCTACGCCGGGGTGGTGCGGCTCGACCCCGCGCGCATCGCGGCCGATACCGCGCCGCCGCAGGTGCACCTGGAGCGGGTGGTGCTCGATGGCGTGGAGCTGCCGCTCGGGCCGGCCATGACCCTGCATCCGCACGTGAGCCGGCTGGAGATCACCTTTGCGGCGACCAACGCGCTGGTGCCCTCCCGGGTGCGGGTGGAGTACCGGATGGATGGCGTCGACACGGCGTGGATCGACGCCGGCCAGCGGCGGACCGTGTCGTACGGCCCGCTGGCCGGCGGCGCCTATCGCTTCCGGCTCCGGGCCGCGAGCCAGGACGGTCCGTGGACCCAGGTGCCGACCCACCTGGCCTTCCGGGTCCGCTACCGCCTGCACGAGACGCCCTACTTCATGCCGGTGGCCGCGTCGCTGGCGCTGCTCCTCCTGGTGGCGGTGAGCCGCGCCCGCCGCCGGGCGCTGGAAGAGCGGGGCCGCGCCCTCGAGCAGACGGTCGCGGAGCGCACGCGCGACCTCGAGCTGGCGCGGGAGACCCTCGAGGCGCGGGTGGAACAGCGCACCGCCCAGCTGGCGGCGGAGCTGGCCGAGCGGAAGCGGCTGGAGGGCCAGCTGGTGCAGGCCCAGAAGCTGGAGGGACTGGGACGGCTGGCCGGCGGCGTGGCCCACGAGATCAACAACAGCATGGTGGGTGTGCTGGGCTACGCGGAGCTGGCGGAGCAGCTGGTGAGCGACCGCGCCGAGGCGGTCGACGACCTGCGGCAGATCCGGCTGGCCGGGGAGCGGGTGGCCCGGATCACCCGGCAGCTGCTCGCCTTTGCGCGCGCACAGCAGGCCACCCACGCCACGGTGCGCCTCCCCGACGTGCTCGACCGGCTCGGGGAGTCGGTGACGCTGCTCGTGGGGGAGCGGATCCGGGTAGAGATGACGCTGCCCGGCGACCTCAAGCCGGTGCGCACCGACGAGACCCAGCTGGAGCAGGTGGTGATCAACCTGGTGATGAACGCGCGCGATGCGATGCCGGAGGGCGGCCGGCTGGCCCTGCGGGCGTGCAACATGCCGCTGGCGGGGCCGCGGGCCGTGGGTGGCACCACCCTCCCGCCGGGCGAGTACGTCTGCCTCGAGGTGCGCGACACGGGGACCGGCATGACGCCCGAGGTACGGGCCCGGATCTTCGAGCCGTTCTTCACCACCAAGGGGGTGGAGCGGGGCGGCGGGCTCGGGCTCGCGGTCTGCCACGGCATCGTCACCAACCAGGGAGGCGCCATCGAGGTGGAGAGCGCGCCCGGGGCCGGCACCCGCATGGAGGTCTGGCTGCCGGTGGGCGCGGAGCCGGCCGACGGGCGCGCCGCGCCCGCGGCCGGCCCGCCGCGCGGCGACGAGGTGATCCTCGTGGTCGACGACGACCCGATGGTGCGCCGGGTGGCCACCGGCTCGCTCGAGTCGCTCGGCTACCAGATCGTGGCGGCGGAGGACGGCGTCATGGCGCTGCAGCTGCTGGAGCACGCCGATGCCCCGGTGGACCTGGTGCTCGCCGACGTGATGATGCCCAGGATGGGCGGGCTCGAGCTGGCGCGGGCGCTGGGGGCCCGGAGGATCCGGGTGCCGGTCCTCTTCATCTCCGGGTTCATCGGCGGGGAGGCGGGCATGGAGGAACAGCTGGCCGCCCACGGCGACATCCTCGCCAAGCCGTACACCCTCGACGCCCTGGCGCGCGCGGTGCGCCGCGCCATCGACCGGGCGCGGCGCCCCCCGACGACGGTCCCGGCCTAG
- a CDS encoding GGDEF domain-containing protein translates to MTHLARAILETAGRVWRGDRDASDLAMQSEHRVARVRVLLIGLLTVLGLVVVWHDPANAEYRRAVPLNFTCLALALVVLHATRRGERPAWLAMATAIGDVTLVSFLHYLDVAQGHPAAAVNGRVTFLGYFLALVGTCIRWDRRVPLLAGAVAAVQYGALVAWGASRWPATPTADVLQYGQFDWGVQVERVVTLLLFAGMCAGIAQWSVRLRDHATTDPLTGLMNRRTFEERLRDELLRAARRGTPLSVVMIDADHFKQVNDAHGHLVGDAVLRELAGALRNGLRRTDLVTRWGGEEFAIAYLDTPGPAAAGQVRRVQEQVAQGGLTPPGGPALRLTISAGVAASPADGADLETLVRAADGRLLVAKREGRNRVVDRDPG, encoded by the coding sequence ATGACGCATCTCGCACGCGCCATCCTCGAGACCGCCGGCCGCGTCTGGCGCGGCGATCGCGACGCCTCCGACCTCGCCATGCAGAGCGAGCACCGCGTGGCCCGGGTGCGCGTGCTGCTCATCGGGCTGCTCACCGTCCTCGGCCTGGTGGTGGTGTGGCACGACCCGGCGAACGCCGAGTACCGCCGCGCCGTTCCCCTCAACTTCACCTGCCTGGCCCTGGCGCTGGTGGTGCTGCACGCCACCCGCCGCGGCGAACGCCCCGCGTGGCTGGCCATGGCCACCGCCATCGGCGACGTGACGCTGGTCTCGTTCCTTCACTACCTCGACGTGGCCCAGGGCCATCCCGCCGCCGCGGTGAACGGCCGGGTCACCTTCCTCGGGTACTTCCTGGCGCTGGTGGGGACCTGCATCCGCTGGGACCGCCGGGTGCCGCTGCTCGCGGGCGCGGTGGCGGCGGTGCAGTACGGCGCCCTCGTGGCCTGGGGCGCGAGCCGCTGGCCCGCCACGCCGACGGCCGACGTGCTGCAGTACGGCCAGTTCGACTGGGGGGTCCAGGTGGAGCGGGTGGTCACGCTGCTCCTCTTCGCGGGGATGTGCGCCGGGATCGCGCAGTGGTCGGTGCGCCTGCGCGACCACGCCACCACCGACCCCCTCACCGGGCTCATGAACCGGCGCACCTTCGAAGAGCGGCTGCGCGACGAGCTGCTGCGCGCCGCGCGCCGCGGCACGCCGCTCAGCGTGGTGATGATCGACGCCGACCACTTCAAGCAGGTGAACGACGCCCACGGCCACCTGGTGGGCGACGCGGTGCTGCGCGAGCTCGCCGGCGCGCTGCGCAACGGCCTGCGCCGCACCGACCTGGTCACCCGCTGGGGGGGCGAGGAGTTCGCGATCGCCTACCTCGACACCCCGGGACCGGCGGCGGCGGGGCAGGTGCGCCGGGTGCAGGAGCAGGTGGCGCAGGGCGGCCTGACCCCGCCGGGCGGGCCCGCGCTGCGGCTCACCATCTCCGCCGGCGTGGCGGCCTCGCCCGCCGATGGCGCCGACCTCGAGACGCTGGTCCGTGCGGCCGACGGGCGCCTGCTGGTGGCCAAGCGCGAGGGGCGCAACCGCGTGGTGGACCGGGACCCGGGGTGA
- a CDS encoding PD40 domain-containing protein produces the protein MRTPAATALLAAALAACGGGATAPGGAPPRFGPAEQVPAPVSTAGWEDSGFISPDGTRLYFTYLRMDPVVFLTEARIRLAGPLRPGWPTLAPYDTIGAELYRSDLVDGAWTEPVHLDTTINLPEEQEGDEWVSADGQRILFTNGGAGGPRGAYGIYYAEQLNGMWQPAVLASSVGFPFVSGDENPHLTLDEQTLFFESSRPGGQGLQDLWMSTRVQGQWSAPVPLPATVNTPGVEGSPFSLDGTALYFDDKGSGRGILYSRRTAAGWTRARVVVAGAVGDPSLTLSGDLYFIGGGAVPGGFDANIFVAHPR, from the coding sequence GTGAGGACCCCCGCCGCGACGGCGCTCCTGGCCGCGGCGCTGGCGGCCTGCGGCGGCGGCGCCACCGCGCCCGGCGGCGCCCCGCCCCGCTTCGGCCCCGCGGAGCAGGTGCCGGCCCCGGTCAGTACCGCGGGGTGGGAGGACAGCGGCTTCATCTCTCCCGACGGCACCCGGCTCTACTTCACCTACCTGCGGATGGACCCGGTCGTCTTCCTGACGGAAGCGCGCATCCGGCTCGCGGGGCCGCTCCGCCCCGGATGGCCCACGCTCGCGCCGTACGACACCATCGGCGCCGAGCTCTACCGGAGTGACCTGGTCGACGGCGCGTGGACCGAGCCGGTGCACCTCGACACCACCATCAACCTCCCCGAGGAGCAGGAGGGCGACGAGTGGGTCTCGGCCGACGGCCAGCGGATCCTCTTCACCAATGGCGGCGCCGGCGGGCCGCGGGGCGCGTACGGCATCTACTACGCCGAGCAGCTCAATGGAATGTGGCAGCCCGCGGTGCTGGCGAGCAGCGTCGGGTTCCCCTTCGTGAGCGGCGACGAGAACCCGCACCTGACGCTGGATGAGCAGACGCTGTTCTTCGAGTCGTCGCGGCCCGGCGGCCAGGGGCTGCAGGACCTCTGGATGTCCACCCGGGTACAGGGCCAGTGGAGCGCGCCGGTCCCGCTCCCTGCCACGGTCAATACGCCCGGGGTCGAGGGCTCCCCCTTCAGCCTCGACGGCACCGCGCTGTACTTCGATGACAAGGGCTCCGGCCGCGGCATCCTGTACAGCCGGCGCACCGCCGCCGGCTGGACCCGGGCCCGCGTGGTGGTGGCCGGCGCCGTGGGTGACCCGTCGCTCACGCTGTCCGGGGACCTCTACTTCATCGGCGGCGGGGCCGTGCCTGGCGGCTTCGACGCGAATATCTTCGTGGCGCACCCACGCTGA
- a CDS encoding DUF1572 family protein: protein MLAESLTALVRRELRTLRREVEAYPTDDHPWRAVDGLPNSGGMLVRHLCGNLRHFIGAQLGDTGYVRDREAEFHAPPASRAALVLVLEATEREVLTTLAGLAPERLEESYPQALLGQQLVTGDFLLHLASHLAFHLGQVDYHRRAVTGERTSVAPMSIPALASARPVAGPGR, encoded by the coding sequence ATGCTCGCCGAGTCCCTCACCGCGCTCGTCCGCCGCGAGCTGCGCACGCTGCGCCGCGAGGTCGAGGCGTATCCCACCGACGACCACCCCTGGCGGGCCGTCGACGGCCTGCCGAACTCGGGGGGGATGCTGGTCCGCCACCTCTGCGGCAACCTCCGGCACTTCATCGGCGCCCAGCTCGGCGACACCGGCTACGTCCGCGACCGCGAGGCCGAGTTCCACGCCCCGCCCGCCAGCCGGGCCGCGCTGGTTCTCGTGCTGGAGGCCACCGAGCGCGAGGTGCTGACCACCCTCGCGGGGCTCGCCCCGGAGCGGCTCGAGGAGAGCTATCCGCAGGCCCTGCTGGGCCAGCAGCTGGTCACCGGGGACTTCCTGCTGCACCTGGCGAGTCACCTCGCCTTCCACCTGGGGCAGGTGGACTACCACCGCCGGGCGGTCACCGGCGAGCGCACGAGCGTGGCGCCGATGAGCATCCCCGCCCTCGCCTCCGCGCGGCCGGTGGCCGGGCCGGGGCGCTGA